In Gracilibacillus salitolerans, the sequence TTAGACCCTATGGATATGAAATTTGGGAAAATATAAAAAGTGAATTAGATACGAAAATTAAGGAGACAGGACATGAAAATGTTTATATGCCACTTTTTATTCCTGAAAGTTTACTGCAAAAAGAAAAAGACCATATAGAGGGTTTTGCTCCTGAAGTAGCATGGGTCACTCATGGTGGTCAAGAAGAATTGCAAGAACGATTATGTGTTCGACCTACATCAGAAGTCATATTTGCTGAACATTATAAAAATATCATTCATTCGTATAGAGATTTACCAAAGTTATATAATCAATGGTCCAATGTCGTTAGATGGGAAAAAACAACGCGTCCTTTTTTAAGAACCTTAGAATTCTTGTGGCAAGAAGGACATACGTGCCATGAAACCGAGACAGAGGCGATTAATGAAGCAGAAAAAATGCTTACTATTTACTCATCTATTTGTACTGAATTATTAGCTATTCCAGTAATTAAAGGTGAAAAGACGGAGAAAGAGAAGTTTGCTGGAGCAAAAATCACATATACAGTCGAAAGTTTAATGCACGATGGTAAAGCTTTACAAACGGCAACCTCCCACTTTTTAGGGGATGGATTTGCTAAGGCATTTGGTATAGAATTTCTAGATAGAAATGGTAAACAACAAAGTGTTCACCAGACTTCTTGGGGATTCACTACAAGAGTAATTGGAGCGATGATTATGGTTCATGGGGATAATAGAGGATTAGTTATTCCACCGAAAGTCGCTCCGACTCAAGTTGTGATAATACCGATCGCCCAACATAAAGAGGGGGTTTTGGATCAGGCTTACTCATTAGAAAAGAGGCTCTCTAAACAGGTTCGAATAAATATTGACGCAAGTGACAAGCAACCAGGTTGGAAGTTTAATGAATATGAAATGCAAGGAGTTCCAATCCGATTAGAAATAGGACCAAAAGATATTGCAGCAGACCAAGTTGTTTTAGTTAGACGAGACACGGGTGAAAAGTTAACCATTTCATTAAATGATGTTGAAAGTAAAACATTAGAAATTCTATCAACGATTCAAGACAATCTTTATATGAAAGCAAGTAAGCGTATGGCAGAGAAAACTACCTCAGTAACGAATATGCAAGGTTTTCAGGAAGCTTTACAAATAGAGAGCCGCCTTGTGAAAGCTATGTGGTGTGGTAATACAAGTTGTGAAGACCTAATAAAAGAAAAGACTGGTGCTACTTCTCGATGTATTCCTTATGAACAAGAATCAATCTCTGACAAATGCGTTTACTGTGGGAGAAAAGCAGATAAAATGGTTTACTGGGCAAAAGCATATTAACTAAGATAAGATATCCAGACTTTCAATAGCAGGGTCATTTAATGAAATAAAAATAAAGGACCACATTAAATTGTTCAAGTGTGGCCCTTTTATTATTACTAATATTTTCAATCCAAATATTCTAACAGAGTTCCTTATTAGTTTTATTGATTTGCACGGTTGGCTTGTTCTATTACTCGGTTTGTTTCCTCTGCTGCTTGATCTAATGCTTCTTGTGGATCAGTGCCTTGTAATACATTTTCCATAGCGGTTACGACTTGTTGTCTAGCTTCAGGAAAAACGGAAATTAGAGCACCTTGTGTCGCAGTGGAAGGTTTTGTTTCTTGTAGTTGGTCAACTGTAACTTTTAATTGAGGAAATTCTCCCCATCTTTCTTGTACCATTTCTTCATCATATGCAGCAGGGTTAATAGCGAAGTACCCTGTATCAATGTGCCATTTTGCTTGGCTTTCCGGCGTTTGTAAGAATTTCATAAATTCCCAGGCTGCTTGTTGTTTTTCTTGTTCAATTCCGTTAGACATCCAAAGAGAGGCACCACCAATAATAACACCATTACGTTCAACTTCTTCTGAATAAGGAATATAAGCAACACCAACTTCAAATGGTGCATTTTCTACTGTACCGGCAACACCTGCTGAAGAATCTAAGTACATAGCAGTATTTTCTGTTTGGAATGCAGCACGGATATCATCCCAATTAGCTCCAAAGTTACCATATGTACCAGCCTTATTCATTTCATCGATTAGCTGGAATACACGCAAACCTTCTTCACCATTGAATACAGCTTCAGTTGCTTCGTTAGTACGACCGTTATCATTATTTACAAATAATCCACCTTGTGTAGCAATTAATTCCTCAACAAACCAACCATAATTTAAAATGGAGAAACCGTATCGTTCTGTGTTATCGCCATCTTTTACCGTTAATTTTTCTGCTGCTGCTTTAATTTCTTCAAAGGTTTGAGGCGGATTTTCTGGATCTAAACCAGCTTCTTCAAATGCATCTTTGTTGTACAACATAACTGGAGTAGATGAGTTAAATGGCATCGAATATAATTGCTCATCGACTGTGTAATAATTTAAAATATTTTCTTCTAATTGACTGATGTCATAGCCTTCTTGATCAATAAAAGACTGGACCGGTTCAACGAAACCACTATCAATCATATATTTGGTACCTACTTCAAATGTCTGGATGATTGCTGGTGCATCTTCTGTTCCGCCTACACTGCGGAATTTTGTTAATGCTTCTTCATAAGAACCTTGAAATTCTGGGATAATCGTATATTGGTCTTGAGATTGATTAAAATTATCGACAATTGCTTCAATCGATTCTTGACCTCCACCAGACATTGCATGCCAAAAAACAGCTTCAACTTTCTCGTCTGTTGCCTCTTCTTCATTTGTGTCTTCACTTTCGTTACTTTCTTCTGTTTGTTGCTCTTCTCCGGAAGTATCTTCGTTAGTTTCTTCTCCTTCTGCATCATCAGAACATGCAGTAATGAATACTAGTAAACTTACAGTTAAAAACAATAGTAATAGCTTCTTCATTTGTATAATTCCCCCTTATTATTTAAGTGCACCTTGGGCAAGGCCTTTTTGCAATTGCTTTTGCCCTAAAAACAACAAGATTAAAGTCGGAATGATGACGATAATAACTCCTGCCATAACCACCCCCCAATCGGTTGCCATTTCCTGTGTTTGTAATTGTTTTAAACCGATTTGAACGGTTCTTACTTGATCATTGTTAGTCACAAGCAGTGGCCATAAATACATGTTCCAAGTTGTCAGGAAACCATAGGCTCCTAATGTTATAAAAGAAGTACGGCAGTAAGGAATGACAACTTTCCAGAAGAATTTAAAAGATCGTAAGCCAGCAATATCACTTGCTTCTTTTAGTTCTTTAGGTAGTGTAAGAAAGTGTTGTCGTAATAGGAAAGTGCCGAATGCAATAGCAAAAAATGGTATAGTTAAACTTTGATAATTATTAATCCAGTCTAGCTGTTGAATCGTAAGGAAATTTGGAATCATGGTAGCTTCCCATGGAATCATCATCGTCGAGATAAAGATGAAAAAGACAAAATTTCTTCCTTTAAAAGGAATGAAAACAAAAGCATAAGCAGCCAATGCACTTACAAGTAATTGTCCTAACATCACGACAGTAGATACAAAAAAGCTATTCCATAAATAGTGTGCTAACGGTAACCGCTCAAATGCTTTTTGATAATTATCCAGATGAAAGGTTTCTGGAATGAATTTCCCTTGTAATAGTTCAGCCCCACTCATAAAGCTGATAAAGAAAGCATATACCACCGGAAAAAAGACGATCACCGCTGTTAATATTAACAACATGTATGTAATGGTAGGTCGAAGTATTTTCATTGATAGTGCACCTTCCTTTCTCCAAATTTGAATTGTAAAATTGTTACAATCAAAATGCATATAAATAGGAAGACTGATTGTGCACTTGCTGTACCAAACTGATAATTAACAAAAGCTTCGCGATAGATAGAATAAACAATCAAATTAGTAGATTCTGATGGGCCACCTTGAGTCAAAATATCAACTTGTCCAAATGTTTGAAACGAGTTAATCAGAGAAACGGTAATAACAAAAAATAAAGTAGGAGATAACATAGGTATCGTTATCCTTCTTAGTTGATAAAAATAACTCGCACCTGAAATCCTGGCACTTTCATAAAGGTGTTCGTCAATATTTTGCAATCCACCTAACAAAATGAGAAAGGAGAATCCGATATTCATCCAAATCGTTGTAATGGAAACAGAAACTAATGCCCAGTCTGGGTGTAACAACCAATCAATCGAGGTACCACCAAGGGAAGTAATGATTTGAGTTAAAATACCCATACTTGGATGAAAAATAAATAACCAGACTACAGCAGAAGCTGCGACAGAAATCCCCATTGTCGATGAGTAAATTGTTCGAAAAAAGCCGACACCTTTTACTTTTTCATTTGCTAATACAGCCAGGAACAAAGAAATAATAACACCAGTCGGTACGGTGTAGAGCACAAACAAAAAAGTCGCTTTAATACTTTTATGAAAACTTTCTGCCTGCAGGATATATTGATAATTTTCAAAACCAACAAAAACATTGGCTATGCCTTGCTGATCAGTTAAAAAGAAACTTAAATATAGTGTTTTTCCAAGTGGATAAAATAAAAAGACACTAAAAAGAACAATGGAGGGTAATAAATATAATATGGCTGATCTCCAATAAATGAATTTCCACTTTGCATCTATTCTAGTAATCGATTTTGCTTGTATTTCCGTTGCATTTTTCATACAATTCCCTCTCGTACATGCTGATGTTGAATATTTCTTGGTCCTTGCATTAAACTTTCCGTGCACCCATCATAGATACAAAAGGAGTCAGGATCTAGTGACAATGTCAGAGATTGGCCAACTCGAATATCCCATTGTCCATACCATTTGGCATACCAAACCGAATCGTTCCATTTAAACTTCAGCAACGTTTCTGTTCCGAGAATTTCAACATGATCGATGGTTACTTCAAAAGACAGATTCTGATTGGATGACTCTTCATAGATCCTTATGTTCTCAGGGCGAATACCAACTATTACTTCTTCACTGTTTAAGTCTTTAACAGTGAAGCGATCAACTGAAAACGAAATTTGCTCACTAATTGTTACTTGAGAGGAGTTTTTATCCACGAGCCCAGTTGTTACATTCATTGGAGGTGAACCAATAAACTTTGCAACAAAAGGATTGGCTGGTGCATTGTATACATCGATTGGTTTTCCTACCTGTTGAATTACACCTTCATTTAACACCATGATGCGATCTCCCATAGTCATTGCCTCAACCTGATCATGAGTCACGTAAATTAAAGTAAGCCCAAGTTTTCTCTGTAATTCACGAATTTCTGAACGCATATGAGCTCTTAATTTTGCATCTAAATTGGATAAAGGTTCATCCATTAAACAAATAGGGGAGTTGGTAATAATAGCTCTTGCTAACGCAACTCGCTGTCTTTGACCACCTGATAAATGACGTGGTTTTCTTTTTAAATAATCTGTTAAGCCAAGCATGTCAGCAATTTCGCAACACTTTTCCTTCTTTTCTTTTTTACGCATTTTTTTCACGTCTAAACCAAATGTTATATTATCTTCTACATTCATATGTGGATAAAGCGCATAGTTTTGAAAGACCATGGATAATTCACGTTTGCTAGGTGGGAGGTGATCTGCTTTTTTGCCATCAATTAATATCGAACCTGAGGTTATTTCCTCTAACCCTGCAATCATTCGCAACAAAGTACTTTTCCCACATCCTGAAGGTCCAACAAGAACAAAAAATTCTCCAGGCTCAATCTTTACACTGACATCTTTGACAACAAGTTGTTCTTTGTCATAGCTTTTATCGACTTGTTTTAGTTCGACAGAATACATTATAAATTCTCCTTTAATAGATTAGCTTGTATGTCACTGCCGATTATAGAGAAGTTTTATGAATGGGGTATTAACACAGTGTAAAAATATATATACAAAAATTAACAAATTTTATCATGAATAAAATAAAAATCGAGAAAAAATACTTCCATAATAAGCAAAATATTGTATGATAGTATTTGTGAAGAAAACTTTAAGAGGAAATATGTTTATTGTTGTGATGAGGTGTAAATGTGGACATATTAAGAGAATCAATGGCTTTGCCTGTAGATAATTTTTTAGGGATGCTGTTATATGCTGTAATTTATATATTTGTGGCAGGCCTTGTGTTTAGTTTGGCATTGAAATTCATTCCAAATCGTTTACCATATGCCGTGAAAAGTTTAATCGTTTTTATAGCTATTATTATTAGTTTAATTGTCTGGTGGCAAATGATTGTGGAACCGGGTTTGAACCTATGAAAAATAGCCAGCTTATGTAGAAGCTGGCTATTACTCATTTTTTATAGTATTCGGGTTAATCTTGTTTAAAAGGACACAACGTTTTTTGTTTTTGGATCTGCTTTTTCAGCTACTGCTTCTCTGCTCGGTTCCTCAAGGAAGAACATACATAAGAAGCAAACCACAGCAGAAAGACTGATCAATACAAAGAAGATTGTAGGGCTAACCATTGTAAAGATAGTAAGAAAAATAACAGCACCAATATTTCCATATGCGCCGACCATACCAGAAATTTGACCGGTAACCGGCTTTTTAATCATCGGAACCATTGCGTATACAGCACCTTCTCCTGCTTGAACAAAGAAAGAACAACACATGGTGATAATGACGGCAAACCAGATTGGCCAGCTGGCACCGATTAACGCCATCCCGATGTAACCGATCGCTAATCCAGCTGTGAAAATCATAAGTGTTTTTTTACGGCCGAATTTATCACTAAACCATCCGCCACTAGGTCGAGACATTAAATTCATAAATGCGAAACTACTGGCAATAAGTCCCGCTTGTGCAACACCAAGTGAAAAGGTTTCTTCAAAAAACTGTGGTAACATCGAGACAACAGCTAACTCAGATCCAAAAGTGCAAAAGTAAGCAAAATTTAGAATAGCTACTTGTTTGAATGAATACTTTTCTTTTTCAGGCACACCTTTACGTAGATGGTCTTTATTTACATTCCAAATTTTCCTCAAGTTATATATAAATAATCCAATTAGCGTAATTAAAATGAATCCTAATACATAAGAACTAATGAAATTTAAATTCCATAACCGGTAGCTCTGAAAGATAAGTATACCAAAGACGGGAATACTCATCAGCATTAATCCTATTAAATCACGATAGCTAGTTACTTCCAATGCACCACTTGTTTTTGGTTTTTTAAAGGTGACACCATCTGGTGTATCCTTAACCAACCGCAGGAACAAAATACCATAAACCAAACTGATAATTCCGGTTAAGCCAACAGCATAACGCCAACCATCTTCTCCACCAAATAGGATGGCTAATACTGGGAGTGTCATAGAGGCTGCGGCAGAACCGAAGTTACCCCAACCACCATAAATACCTTCAGCAAAACCAACATTTTTTTCGGTGAACCATTCTGAGACTAAGCGAATTCCGATTACAAACCCAGCACCTATGAGTGCTAAAAAGATACGGGATATCATCAATTGGGTAAATGAATTTGCTAAAGCAAACGAAAAACAAGGAATACTTAAGATAATTAATAAGCTGGAATATACTCTTCTCGGTCCAAATCTATCTACAAGCATTCCAATTAATACACGGGCAGGAATGGTTAACGTCACGTTAGCAACTGCAAGTAAAGCTACTTCGTCATTTGATAAACCAAATTGACTTTTTAATGTTGTCATAAATGGTGCCATGTTAAACCAGACAACAAACGTGATAAAAAACGCTAACGTCGTAAATCCTAATGTTTTGATATTTCCTGAATAACCTGATCTCATTCCATTAACCTCCTAATGTGATGTTATGGTTTTATTATAGAAGGTTAGTAGTGATTAACAATCAACTGGTAAAGTAAATTGACAAAGAAATTTAAAAAAACCGTGATACATTGTCAGAAAATATCACAATGTATCACGGATCTATTAAATGGCTTTTTCTTTCAAATTAGTTTCTCTAACCGTTAGCTTCGACTGATTGACATTTAATTGAGTGGTTGCTAGGAAACAAATGAACAATATTACAGATATAGCTATAAAAAAGGCAACAGGAAAAAATAAATTCAAGACTGCCAGAAAGCAAAGGGAGCCTATGTTACCGTAAGCACCCACCATTCCAGCTATTTGCCCGGTTCGATTTTTTTTCACCAGCGCTACCATGGAAAAAATCGCTCCAGAAGCTGCTTGACTAACTAATGAGCAACAAATAGTCAGGAATAAAGCTAGATAAATTGGCCAGCTATTATTAACAAATGCCATCATAATATATAAAAGAGCCAGACCGCCCAAAAGTAGCAGAGTTATTTTTTTTCTGCCAAAACGGTCACTAAGCCAGCCACCAGCCGGACGTGCAAGCAAGTTTGTAAAAGCAAAGCTACTGGCGATAGCAGCGGCAAAAACGGCATTAATAGTAAATGTATTTTGGAAGAACATTGGTAACATCGAAATAATCGCAAGTTCGGATCCAAAAGTGGCAAAGTAACCAAAACTCAAAATCGCTACATTTTTCATAGAGAACTTATCTTTATTTGGAATGTCACGCTGTAAATAGCTTCGATTAGATTTCCATCTTTTTATCATGTTGAAAGCATAGAACAAGACAATAACACTATAGAGAAGGATAGCAATTAAATTAGATAATACACCAGTTTCTTGTAATGTCCATACTAATATTGCCATTCCTCCGTAAATAGGAATTGTAAGTAGCAATAGTATAATGAAATCATTATGACTTGTTGCCTTAATAGGGTTGGTAGTTTTAGTGTATTGGAAATTTTTCCAGGATGGTGTGTTTTTTGCTTTCAAAAAGAAAATTACGCCATATAATAAGGCTAATATGCCTGTTAGACACATTGCATAACGCCAGCCGTTTTCACCACCTAATAAGACTGCCAGTGTTGGCAGTGTCAGGGCAGCGAAAGCAGAACCAAAATTTCCCCATCCAGCATAGATTCCTTGTGCAAATCCAGCTTGTTTCGTTGGAAACCATTCTGTTACCATTCTAATTCCAATTACGAAACTAGCACCAATTGTACCCAGTATTAACCTCGAGATCAGAAGCTGCATATAAGTGGTTCCAAGTGCAAAAACAAAACAAGGAATACTCATGGTAATAAGCAATATGGAAAATACATTTCTTGGCCCGAAACGGTCAACTAAACGACCGATTACAATACG encodes:
- a CDS encoding carbohydrate ABC transporter permease — its product is MKILRPTITYMLLILTAVIVFFPVVYAFFISFMSGAELLQGKFIPETFHLDNYQKAFERLPLAHYLWNSFFVSTVVMLGQLLVSALAAYAFVFIPFKGRNFVFFIFISTMMIPWEATMIPNFLTIQQLDWINNYQSLTIPFFAIAFGTFLLRQHFLTLPKELKEASDIAGLRSFKFFWKVVIPYCRTSFITLGAYGFLTTWNMYLWPLLVTNNDQVRTVQIGLKQLQTQEMATDWGVVMAGVIIVIIPTLILLFLGQKQLQKGLAQGALK
- the proS gene encoding proline--tRNA ligase, yielding MSKQFVKKITSMEEDFAQWYTDVVTKAKLIDYSSVRGSMIIRPYGYEIWENIKSELDTKIKETGHENVYMPLFIPESLLQKEKDHIEGFAPEVAWVTHGGQEELQERLCVRPTSEVIFAEHYKNIIHSYRDLPKLYNQWSNVVRWEKTTRPFLRTLEFLWQEGHTCHETETEAINEAEKMLTIYSSICTELLAIPVIKGEKTEKEKFAGAKITYTVESLMHDGKALQTATSHFLGDGFAKAFGIEFLDRNGKQQSVHQTSWGFTTRVIGAMIMVHGDNRGLVIPPKVAPTQVVIIPIAQHKEGVLDQAYSLEKRLSKQVRINIDASDKQPGWKFNEYEMQGVPIRLEIGPKDIAADQVVLVRRDTGEKLTISLNDVESKTLEILSTIQDNLYMKASKRMAEKTTSVTNMQGFQEALQIESRLVKAMWCGNTSCEDLIKEKTGATSRCIPYEQESISDKCVYCGRKADKMVYWAKAY
- a CDS encoding MFS transporter, encoding MTTSKHDYNGQKQMLTIATLAFFVSVMVWFNMAPFQSTIQEQLALSSDEIGALMIVNLALSIPGRIVIGRLVDRFGPRNVFSILLITMSIPCFVFALGTTYMQLLISRLILGTIGASFVIGIRMVTEWFPTKQAGFAQGIYAGWGNFGSAFAALTLPTLAVLLGGENGWRYAMCLTGILALLYGVIFFLKAKNTPSWKNFQYTKTTNPIKATSHNDFIILLLLTIPIYGGMAILVWTLQETGVLSNLIAILLYSVIVLFYAFNMIKRWKSNRSYLQRDIPNKDKFSMKNVAILSFGYFATFGSELAIISMLPMFFQNTFTINAVFAAAIASSFAFTNLLARPAGGWLSDRFGRKKITLLLLGGLALLYIMMAFVNNSWPIYLALFLTICCSLVSQAASGAIFSMVALVKKNRTGQIAGMVGAYGNIGSLCFLAVLNLFFPVAFFIAISVILFICFLATTQLNVNQSKLTVRETNLKEKAI
- a CDS encoding carbohydrate ABC transporter permease gives rise to the protein MKNATEIQAKSITRIDAKWKFIYWRSAILYLLPSIVLFSVFLFYPLGKTLYLSFFLTDQQGIANVFVGFENYQYILQAESFHKSIKATFLFVLYTVPTGVIISLFLAVLANEKVKGVGFFRTIYSSTMGISVAASAVVWLFIFHPSMGILTQIITSLGGTSIDWLLHPDWALVSVSITTIWMNIGFSFLILLGGLQNIDEHLYESARISGASYFYQLRRITIPMLSPTLFFVITVSLINSFQTFGQVDILTQGGPSESTNLIVYSIYREAFVNYQFGTASAQSVFLFICILIVTILQFKFGERKVHYQ
- a CDS encoding NarK family nitrate/nitrite MFS transporter is translated as MRSGYSGNIKTLGFTTLAFFITFVVWFNMAPFMTTLKSQFGLSNDEVALLAVANVTLTIPARVLIGMLVDRFGPRRVYSSLLIILSIPCFSFALANSFTQLMISRIFLALIGAGFVIGIRLVSEWFTEKNVGFAEGIYGGWGNFGSAAASMTLPVLAILFGGEDGWRYAVGLTGIISLVYGILFLRLVKDTPDGVTFKKPKTSGALEVTSYRDLIGLMLMSIPVFGILIFQSYRLWNLNFISSYVLGFILITLIGLFIYNLRKIWNVNKDHLRKGVPEKEKYSFKQVAILNFAYFCTFGSELAVVSMLPQFFEETFSLGVAQAGLIASSFAFMNLMSRPSGGWFSDKFGRKKTLMIFTAGLAIGYIGMALIGASWPIWFAVIITMCCSFFVQAGEGAVYAMVPMIKKPVTGQISGMVGAYGNIGAVIFLTIFTMVSPTIFFVLISLSAVVCFLCMFFLEEPSREAVAEKADPKTKNVVSF
- a CDS encoding ABC transporter substrate-binding protein translates to MKKLLLLFLTVSLLVFITACSDDAEGEETNEDTSGEEQQTEESNESEDTNEEEATDEKVEAVFWHAMSGGGQESIEAIVDNFNQSQDQYTIIPEFQGSYEEALTKFRSVGGTEDAPAIIQTFEVGTKYMIDSGFVEPVQSFIDQEGYDISQLEENILNYYTVDEQLYSMPFNSSTPVMLYNKDAFEEAGLDPENPPQTFEEIKAAAEKLTVKDGDNTERYGFSILNYGWFVEELIATQGGLFVNNDNGRTNEATEAVFNGEEGLRVFQLIDEMNKAGTYGNFGANWDDIRAAFQTENTAMYLDSSAGVAGTVENAPFEVGVAYIPYSEEVERNGVIIGGASLWMSNGIEQEKQQAAWEFMKFLQTPESQAKWHIDTGYFAINPAAYDEEMVQERWGEFPQLKVTVDQLQETKPSTATQGALISVFPEARQQVVTAMENVLQGTDPQEALDQAAEETNRVIEQANRANQ
- a CDS encoding ABC transporter ATP-binding protein, producing MYSVELKQVDKSYDKEQLVVKDVSVKIEPGEFFVLVGPSGCGKSTLLRMIAGLEEITSGSILIDGKKADHLPPSKRELSMVFQNYALYPHMNVEDNITFGLDVKKMRKKEKKEKCCEIADMLGLTDYLKRKPRHLSGGQRQRVALARAIITNSPICLMDEPLSNLDAKLRAHMRSEIRELQRKLGLTLIYVTHDQVEAMTMGDRIMVLNEGVIQQVGKPIDVYNAPANPFVAKFIGSPPMNVTTGLVDKNSSQVTISEQISFSVDRFTVKDLNSEEVIVGIRPENIRIYEESSNQNLSFEVTIDHVEILGTETLLKFKWNDSVWYAKWYGQWDIRVGQSLTLSLDPDSFCIYDGCTESLMQGPRNIQHQHVREGIV